Proteins encoded within one genomic window of Geotalea daltonii FRC-32:
- a CDS encoding DUF4382 domain-containing protein produces MLKKVRSLWGLTLAVLLALAVSQLPGCGGGGSSTPTGTLKVGLTDAQSDAFANVFITIKEVRVVPAGLENAKDDDARLPVVAAFTTPRKIDILTLRFVQEALGEVVLPAGKYNQIRLVLAPNEGQNAANYVVLKTGQTIPLDTPSGQQSGLKIIGKVDVKAGVINAIVIDFDPNTAIVITGSNQSNQKYVLKPTGIRIVQSGDVYNSFGSLTGYVSTLGNWSTATVSVVPQASSTAIAAGSIFANATSGGPRVPFSSFVPSGTYRVHVDASGFLPYSSSLQTVTTGNPTAVDIIQLLK; encoded by the coding sequence ATGCTGAAGAAGGTAAGAAGTTTATGGGGATTGACATTGGCGGTTTTGCTGGCACTGGCGGTTTCGCAGTTGCCAGGTTGTGGCGGTGGCGGCAGTTCCACCCCCACCGGCACACTCAAGGTCGGGCTGACCGATGCCCAGAGCGATGCTTTTGCCAACGTGTTCATCACAATCAAGGAAGTCCGCGTCGTACCGGCAGGCCTTGAAAATGCCAAGGACGACGATGCCCGACTCCCCGTCGTCGCCGCATTCACAACACCCAGGAAGATCGACATCCTGACGCTGCGCTTTGTGCAGGAAGCGCTGGGCGAGGTCGTTCTGCCGGCCGGGAAGTATAACCAGATCCGGCTTGTCCTGGCACCCAATGAGGGGCAGAACGCGGCCAACTATGTCGTGCTGAAAACGGGTCAGACCATCCCCCTGGATACTCCCAGCGGTCAGCAGTCGGGGCTGAAGATTATCGGGAAAGTCGATGTCAAGGCGGGAGTCATCAACGCCATCGTCATCGATTTTGACCCCAATACCGCCATTGTCATCACCGGTAGCAACCAGAGCAATCAGAAGTATGTCCTCAAACCCACCGGCATCCGCATCGTTCAGTCAGGAGATGTTTACAACAGCTTCGGTTCACTGACCGGCTACGTCTCGACCCTGGGCAACTGGTCGACGGCTACCGTCTCCGTCGTTCCCCAGGCAAGTAGCACCGCCATCGCTGCCGGCAGCATTTTCGCCAACGCCACAAGCGGCGGTCCCCGGGTTCCCTTCAGCTCCTTCGTCCCCAGCGGGACCTATCGTGTCCATGTTGACGCGAGCGGTTTCCTCCCCTATTCATCCTCTCTGCAAACGGTTACGACAGGTAATCCGACTGCCGTGGACATCATCCAGCTTCTGAAGTAG
- a CDS encoding class I SAM-dependent methyltransferase, translating into MNAATSIMRYYRFFQQRNARRVLDYGAGKLRNSLFLSGKGFNVFAADLPEQIGRMKEEPAASRLAGLIEATELEQTRLNVDLVISNFVFNIIPDGPEKQLYLRNTVRNLRRDGYLLVEVRCRQNLVPCGSGCTHYMKCNSCIKTYSHDELDRLVTPYGFKRICHYYRHRALAAVYQLVDDHGWELRVRPQSVYCC; encoded by the coding sequence ATGAACGCAGCGACCAGCATCATGCGCTATTACAGGTTTTTTCAGCAGCGGAATGCAAGGCGTGTCCTTGATTATGGTGCCGGCAAGCTTCGCAATTCTCTCTTCCTTTCCGGTAAAGGATTTAACGTTTTCGCCGCAGACTTGCCGGAGCAGATAGGCCGGATGAAGGAAGAACCTGCTGCCAGTCGCCTTGCCGGACTGATTGAAGCTACTGAACTGGAACAGACAAGGCTCAATGTGGATCTGGTCATCTCAAATTTTGTCTTTAATATTATTCCTGATGGTCCGGAGAAACAGCTTTATCTGAGAAATACGGTGAGAAACCTGCGCCGGGACGGCTATCTGCTGGTTGAGGTGCGCTGCCGTCAGAACCTGGTACCTTGCGGCAGCGGCTGTACCCATTACATGAAATGCAACAGCTGCATCAAAACCTATTCCCATGATGAGTTGGACAGGCTGGTCACTCCCTACGGCTTCAAGCGAATCTGCCATTATTACCGTCACCGGGCTTTGGCAGCCGTTTATCAGCTGGTGGACGACCATGGGTGGGAACTCCGGGTGCGACCTCAGAGCGTTTACTGCTGTTAA
- a CDS encoding chemotaxis protein CheD: MRIEAIGRFKRVILDPGEYHAATDATVISTLLGSCVSACLYDPIGKVIGMNHFLLSNRRYSRDLPLYVSEAGRYGIHAMELLINEMLKKGAQKRFLKAKVFGGANIMVSKESLGNFACVSEVNCRFIREFLKNENIDIVAEDLGKDHGRVIHFSNGDFAVYVRKIGQNRSQSLLIRDRDCWQKAIEMQERTLPAIDIW, encoded by the coding sequence ATGAGAATCGAAGCAATTGGCAGGTTCAAAAGGGTTATTCTTGACCCGGGCGAATATCATGCGGCGACAGATGCGACCGTGATTTCGACCCTGCTCGGCTCATGCGTTTCCGCATGCCTCTATGATCCGATCGGCAAGGTCATCGGCATGAACCACTTCCTGCTCAGCAACCGGCGATATTCCAGGGATCTTCCTCTCTATGTCTCCGAAGCCGGTCGTTACGGCATTCATGCCATGGAACTCCTGATCAACGAGATGCTGAAAAAGGGGGCGCAGAAGCGCTTTCTCAAGGCAAAGGTATTCGGCGGGGCTAATATCATGGTCAGTAAGGAATCATTAGGCAATTTCGCCTGCGTCAGCGAAGTAAACTGCAGGTTCATCCGGGAGTTTCTCAAAAACGAGAATATCGATATCGTTGCCGAAGACCTTGGCAAAGATCATGGCCGCGTTATCCACTTTTCCAACGGAGATTTTGCCGTTTATGTGCGAAAGATTGGCCAGAATAGAAGCCAAAGCCTCCTCATAAGAGACCGGGACTGCTGGCAGAAAGCCATCGAAATGCAGGAAAGGACTCTGCCGGCAATCGACATCTGGTAA
- the htpX gene encoding zinc metalloprotease HtpX — protein MNRLKTTLLLTCLTLLMVAMGSAIGGRSGMVFAFFVACAMNVFSYWFSDKIVLRMYGAQEITEMENPAFYGMVRRLAIQAGLPMPKVYIIPSESPNAFATGRNPEHAAVAATEGILRILTQEELEGVMAHELSHVKNRDILISTIAATIAGAIAMLGNMLQWAAIFGGGRHNDEEGGGSAIGGLAMAIIAPIAAMLIQMAVSRSREYMADESGAKICGNPLSLASALRKLQSASQMLPMHEARPATAHLFIVNPLTGGALLNLFSTHPPMEERIAKLEAMAYRPR, from the coding sequence ATGAATCGACTGAAAACTACCCTGCTCCTGACCTGCCTCACCCTGCTGATGGTTGCCATGGGCAGCGCCATTGGCGGCAGAAGCGGCATGGTCTTCGCCTTTTTCGTGGCCTGCGCCATGAACGTCTTCTCCTACTGGTTTTCCGATAAGATCGTTCTCCGCATGTACGGTGCCCAAGAGATAACCGAGATGGAAAACCCGGCCTTTTACGGCATGGTCCGCAGGCTGGCCATTCAAGCAGGCCTTCCCATGCCTAAAGTTTACATCATCCCGTCGGAGAGCCCCAATGCCTTCGCCACCGGGCGAAACCCGGAGCATGCGGCAGTGGCTGCCACGGAAGGAATCCTGCGCATCCTTACCCAAGAGGAGTTGGAAGGGGTGATGGCCCATGAGCTGTCCCACGTGAAGAACCGCGACATTCTCATCTCCACCATTGCCGCCACCATCGCCGGCGCTATCGCCATGCTCGGAAACATGCTCCAGTGGGCGGCAATCTTCGGCGGCGGCAGGCATAACGACGAAGAAGGAGGGGGAAGTGCAATAGGCGGATTGGCCATGGCCATCATCGCCCCCATAGCGGCAATGCTGATCCAGATGGCAGTTTCCCGTTCCCGTGAATACATGGCGGATGAATCGGGGGCAAAAATCTGCGGCAACCCCTTATCTCTGGCAAGTGCCCTGCGCAAGCTGCAGAGCGCATCACAGATGCTTCCCATGCACGAAGCCCGTCCGGCAACAGCCCATCTATTCATCGTCAACCCGCTGACAGGCGGCGCACTGCTCAATCTTTTCTCCACTCACCCCCCCATGGAAGAGCGGATCGCTAAACTTGAGGCGATGGCCTACCGCCCCCGGTAA
- a CDS encoding ANTAR domain-containing response regulator → MILLRSVLICDDEPVLRMSLKNKLKDLGFAEIIECSDGEAAVASALSRLPDIAILDVSMPKMDGISAAKAIRKKLKVPILLLTACMDQQTVAKAKEAGVAAFLTKPFRDQDLWPAMELAFAHAHEMDELREQVEDLKETIESRKVIERAKGVLMRSQGLTEPEAFRKMQKLAMDKRKSLRQIADAILLTES, encoded by the coding sequence GTGATTCTATTGAGAAGCGTACTGATATGCGACGACGAGCCGGTTCTGAGGATGAGCCTAAAAAATAAGCTGAAGGATCTCGGCTTTGCCGAAATAATAGAATGCAGTGACGGAGAGGCGGCTGTTGCATCGGCCTTGAGCCGCCTGCCGGACATTGCCATTTTAGATGTTTCCATGCCGAAAATGGATGGCATCAGCGCAGCAAAGGCCATCCGCAAAAAACTGAAAGTGCCGATTCTGCTCTTGACCGCCTGCATGGACCAGCAGACAGTGGCCAAGGCAAAAGAAGCGGGTGTAGCCGCATTCCTGACCAAGCCGTTCCGCGACCAGGACCTGTGGCCTGCAATGGAGCTGGCCTTTGCCCACGCCCACGAAATGGACGAACTCAGGGAACAGGTGGAAGATCTGAAGGAAACCATAGAAAGCAGAAAGGTCATCGAAAGAGCAAAGGGGGTGCTCATGCGTAGCCAGGGTCTGACAGAACCGGAGGCTTTTCGCAAAATGCAGAAACTGGCCATGGACAAGCGAAAGTCGTTGCGCCAGATAGCCGATGCTATCCTGTTGACCGAATCTTAA
- a CDS encoding NAD-glutamate dehydrogenase domain-containing protein, whose protein sequence is MKSPITAKKGENANVHWLKEQMNPYFFISMKDEPGALTLLEKGLGTLRENRRLILADRDKTFIMAMVNAPGTLYDSLRRFQERDISYAMFTHSHGLMPGMEQALEIQRFEFDRKSNEEIVGGRNVEVPSPIRRKIVSELKSRFPAFDLKDLDRLLRILWLNNENYVRISPPIRVARILQLLQRGNQQGGLYLGLEQLPGGRESRILFAVGNPPQKDFLFQVMEVFNRLSLAVNRAYCLTVSNGVHPYFLGTFYVLHRDGEPLAKEDQVFTRLQQELYNTQILSTKSLLYRDLVMNSLMNGEDASLISAFMAFCHSSLSHNNPDRFDESEVKSAFHSHPEMALQLVRLFRTRFDPTGTTEATYATILADTKREVDEYNTGHKHFDELRRTIFRSCLVFITHTLKTNFFVLEKQALAFRLDPAYLAALGPEFTADLPQAIPFRITFFFSRFGFGYHIGFSDIARGGWRTIIARSDDDFRAAVSTLFRENFVLAHTQHLKNKDIYEGGSKLVMVLNVSDLSPREREMETWRLYKLQYGIINAFLDIFITDGGIASDPRVKDYYREDEPIEIGPDENMHDSMIETIARLSAQRGYMLGIGIISSKKVGINHKEYGVTSTGVVRFAEITMEHVGICMGRDLFSVKFTGGPNGDVAGNAMRIMLDRCPRMSIRLILDGTAALFDPSGADRNELSRIVLKKDLDAFDPAALHQGGFMLFRTGSRKDGLKELYRKVRKTETGLAEEWISNDEFHREFDSLPFTVEADLFIPAGGRPETIDRDNWQQYFLDDGRPSSRVVIEGANSFLTPEARVQLQQKGVIIMRDASANKCGVISSSYEIIANLLLTEQEFMEHKERYVSDVLQILEKRAADEARIILKRHREDPLLLYTEISDALSSEINGHYARLFRYFQSHPELCLQPLFRKAILNHLPRMLREEPRYRQRVKKLPQKYLFAILAAEIGSSLVYEGDRDEAFADAIRLHLLRTLGHG, encoded by the coding sequence ATGAAGAGTCCAATCACTGCGAAAAAAGGCGAAAACGCAAACGTTCACTGGCTCAAAGAGCAGATGAACCCTTACTTTTTCATCTCCATGAAGGATGAACCCGGAGCACTCACTCTGCTGGAGAAGGGACTGGGGACACTGCGGGAAAACCGCAGACTGATCCTTGCCGACCGGGACAAGACCTTCATCATGGCCATGGTCAACGCTCCCGGGACCCTGTATGATTCACTCCGCCGGTTTCAGGAGCGGGATATTTCCTATGCCATGTTTACCCATTCCCATGGACTGATGCCGGGCATGGAACAGGCACTGGAAATCCAGCGTTTCGAGTTCGACCGCAAAAGTAATGAAGAGATAGTTGGCGGCAGGAACGTTGAGGTACCATCTCCCATCAGAAGAAAGATCGTCAGCGAGCTGAAAAGCCGGTTTCCCGCCTTTGATTTGAAAGACCTGGACCGGCTACTCCGCATCCTCTGGCTGAATAATGAGAACTATGTCAGGATATCGCCGCCGATCAGGGTTGCCCGGATTCTGCAGCTGCTCCAAAGGGGTAATCAGCAGGGGGGGCTTTATCTGGGGTTGGAACAACTGCCAGGGGGCAGGGAGTCCAGAATCCTGTTTGCTGTCGGCAATCCCCCACAAAAGGATTTTCTCTTTCAGGTAATGGAGGTCTTCAACCGGCTGTCGCTGGCCGTCAACCGGGCCTATTGCCTGACCGTCTCCAACGGCGTCCACCCGTATTTCCTTGGCACGTTCTATGTGCTGCACCGGGACGGAGAACCGCTGGCAAAAGAGGATCAGGTTTTCACCCGTCTGCAGCAGGAGCTCTATAATACCCAGATTTTATCCACGAAATCCCTGCTGTACCGTGATCTGGTCATGAACAGCCTGATGAATGGCGAAGACGCTTCGCTGATCAGCGCCTTCATGGCCTTCTGTCATAGCAGTCTGTCCCACAACAATCCTGACAGATTCGATGAATCGGAAGTGAAAAGTGCCTTCCACTCACATCCGGAAATGGCCCTGCAATTGGTCCGCCTTTTCCGGACACGCTTCGATCCAACCGGTACTACTGAAGCCACTTATGCAACGATACTCGCCGATACCAAACGGGAGGTGGACGAGTACAACACCGGGCATAAACATTTTGACGAACTTCGCCGGACGATCTTCCGCTCTTGCCTGGTCTTCATCACCCATACTTTAAAGACAAATTTTTTCGTCCTTGAGAAACAAGCCCTGGCTTTTCGCCTGGACCCTGCCTACCTGGCCGCACTTGGCCCCGAATTCACCGCCGACCTGCCCCAGGCAATACCTTTTCGCATTACCTTTTTCTTCAGTCGCTTCGGTTTTGGTTATCACATAGGTTTTTCCGACATCGCCCGGGGAGGCTGGCGCACGATCATCGCCCGCAGCGATGATGATTTTCGTGCTGCAGTCAGCACCCTCTTTCGGGAAAACTTCGTTCTCGCCCATACACAGCACCTGAAAAACAAGGATATTTACGAGGGGGGCTCCAAACTGGTGATGGTGCTGAATGTTTCCGATCTCAGTCCGCGGGAGCGGGAAATGGAGACTTGGCGCCTCTACAAGCTGCAATACGGCATCATCAACGCCTTCCTGGATATTTTCATAACTGACGGCGGCATTGCCAGCGATCCTCGGGTCAAGGATTACTACCGGGAAGACGAGCCCATTGAAATAGGTCCCGATGAAAATATGCACGACTCCATGATCGAAACCATCGCCAGACTTTCCGCCCAAAGGGGCTACATGCTCGGCATCGGCATCATCTCCAGCAAGAAAGTGGGCATCAACCACAAGGAGTATGGCGTAACCTCCACAGGCGTGGTGCGGTTTGCCGAGATCACCATGGAGCATGTGGGCATATGCATGGGTCGGGATCTTTTCAGCGTCAAGTTCACAGGCGGGCCTAACGGCGATGTGGCCGGCAACGCCATGCGCATCATGCTTGACCGCTGTCCCCGGATGTCCATCCGTCTCATCCTCGACGGCACGGCTGCCCTCTTTGATCCTTCAGGGGCAGACAGGAACGAGCTCTCGCGGATAGTGCTGAAAAAAGATCTGGATGCCTTTGATCCGGCGGCTTTGCACCAGGGGGGATTCATGCTCTTTCGCACCGGCAGCCGCAAGGACGGGTTGAAGGAGCTCTACCGCAAGGTCAGGAAAACCGAAACCGGTCTGGCAGAGGAATGGATCTCCAATGATGAGTTTCATAGGGAATTCGACAGCCTGCCTTTCACGGTGGAAGCCGATTTGTTCATACCCGCAGGGGGACGCCCCGAGACCATCGACCGGGACAACTGGCAGCAGTATTTCCTGGACGACGGCAGACCATCGTCCAGGGTCGTCATCGAGGGAGCCAATTCCTTTCTCACCCCGGAAGCCCGTGTCCAGCTGCAGCAAAAGGGAGTCATCATCATGCGCGATGCCTCGGCCAACAAATGCGGCGTCATCTCCTCTTCCTACGAGATCATAGCCAATCTGCTCCTGACCGAGCAGGAGTTCATGGAACACAAGGAACGGTATGTGTCGGACGTGCTGCAGATCCTGGAGAAAAGAGCCGCCGATGAAGCAAGGATCATTCTGAAACGCCACCGGGAGGACCCGCTACTCCTCTACACGGAAATTTCCGATGCACTGAGCAGCGAGATCAATGGTCATTACGCCCGTCTCTTCAGATATTTCCAGAGCCACCCGGAGCTGTGCCTGCAGCCTCTGTTCCGTAAGGCCATTCTCAATCACCTCCCCCGCATGCTCAGGGAGGAGCCCCGTTACCGGCAGCGTGTCAAAAAATTGCCTCAGAAATACCTTTTTGCCATCCTGGCAGCCGAGATAGGCTCTTCGCTAGTCTATGAGGGTGATCGGGACGAAGCATTCGCCGATGCCATCAGACTGCACCTGTTGCGGACTTTAGGCCACGGATAA
- a CDS encoding hemolysin family protein has protein sequence METVSVELVVIAILIVINGFFACSEFAIISIRKSRVAQLVAAGDERAMIIEALQKDPHRLLAIVQIGVTVVGSTASAVGGIIAAEHLKPLLQQVPYELVSDAAEPLAVSIVVIIVSYLSLIIGELVPKTIGLQYADTMALYIAKPLNLLARVSTLAVSFLTISSKAVLSLMRIEGEGRAFITREEVQHIVAEGHETGVFSAAESEYIRNIFDFTHTSVREVMVPRTRMAALDLDLSRKEMLDFVLENEYTRYPVFHGSVENIAGVVHLKDLLGRIVTEPDFDINTIIRPPFYVPEGKRVNDLLKEMQRKRTHMALVVDEYGGLNGLVTTEDLLEELVGEIEDEHDIGPGRVQRLPDGSLMVDALISINDVEDLLGIKLPEDIPYDTLAGLILDQLGRFPEKGERVEWHDYTLVCEEVKKTSIVKVRIVGKNGD, from the coding sequence TTGGAAACCGTTTCAGTGGAACTTGTTGTAATTGCAATCCTCATTGTCATCAATGGTTTTTTTGCCTGTTCCGAGTTTGCCATTATCTCGATCAGAAAAAGCAGGGTAGCTCAGCTTGTGGCTGCCGGCGACGAAAGGGCGATGATAATTGAAGCCTTGCAGAAGGATCCCCACCGTCTGCTCGCTATTGTCCAGATTGGCGTGACGGTGGTAGGTTCGACCGCCTCCGCAGTGGGGGGGATAATCGCTGCGGAGCACCTGAAACCGCTTTTGCAGCAGGTTCCCTACGAACTGGTCAGTGATGCGGCCGAGCCTCTGGCCGTGTCCATCGTCGTCATCATTGTCTCCTACCTGAGTCTGATTATCGGGGAACTGGTACCGAAGACCATCGGCCTTCAATATGCCGACACCATGGCCTTATATATAGCCAAGCCATTGAACCTTCTGGCAAGGGTCAGCACCCTCGCCGTTTCATTTCTGACTATTTCAAGCAAGGCTGTACTTTCCTTGATGCGCATCGAAGGGGAGGGGCGGGCCTTCATTACCAGGGAAGAAGTGCAGCATATTGTTGCCGAAGGCCATGAAACCGGGGTTTTCAGTGCTGCCGAATCGGAATATATCCGCAATATCTTCGATTTCACCCACACCAGTGTCCGTGAAGTAATGGTTCCACGCACCAGGATGGCTGCCCTCGACCTGGACCTTTCCCGCAAGGAAATGCTGGATTTTGTCCTGGAAAACGAATATACACGCTATCCGGTATTCCATGGCAGCGTGGAGAACATTGCCGGGGTGGTCCACCTGAAGGATCTCTTGGGGCGAATCGTCACCGAGCCTGATTTTGATATCAACACCATTATCCGGCCTCCCTTTTATGTCCCGGAGGGAAAGCGTGTCAATGACCTGTTGAAGGAGATGCAGAGGAAGAGGACCCATATGGCCCTGGTTGTGGATGAATATGGAGGCTTAAATGGTCTGGTGACCACGGAAGACCTGCTGGAGGAACTGGTGGGAGAAATAGAGGACGAGCATGACATCGGCCCGGGACGGGTGCAGAGACTGCCTGACGGCAGCCTCATGGTTGATGCCCTCATTTCCATCAATGATGTGGAAGACCTGCTTGGCATCAAATTGCCGGAGGATATCCCCTATGACACCCTGGCCGGCCTGATTCTGGACCAGTTGGGAAGGTTTCCTGAGAAGGGGGAACGGGTGGAATGGCATGATTACACACTGGTTTGTGAAGAGGTGAAAAAGACTTCGATAGTCAAGGTGAGGATTGTCGGGAAGAACGGTGATTAG
- a CDS encoding TerC family protein yields the protein MSNQTIMWVAFAAVMTVMFVLDLGVFNRKTHEVKFREALTWTIIWISLAMIFNAGVYYFMGPVKALEFLTGYVIEESLSVDNLFVFIMIFSYFHVAKHHQPKILKWGILGALVMRGVFIILGIGLIERFHWMIYIFGGLLVVTGIKMAFGGDDHIEPEKNLLVRLVRKFVPVTKRVSGDRFFIRKCGKIAATPLFLTLLVVESSDVIFAVDSIPAVLAVTHDPFIVYTSNVFAIMGLRSLYYLLAHVMDMFVYLKLGVSFILCFVGAKMLLGDVFEMPIYFSLGVIVGSLTIAILISVFVGNKRKSRHA from the coding sequence GTGTCAAATCAGACAATCATGTGGGTGGCTTTTGCCGCTGTAATGACCGTAATGTTCGTTCTCGACCTGGGGGTTTTCAACCGCAAGACCCATGAGGTCAAATTCCGTGAAGCCCTTACCTGGACTATCATCTGGATCTCCCTGGCAATGATTTTCAATGCCGGCGTATATTATTTCATGGGACCGGTCAAGGCGCTGGAGTTCCTGACCGGCTACGTGATTGAGGAATCATTGTCCGTGGACAACCTCTTCGTCTTCATCATGATCTTTTCCTACTTTCATGTGGCAAAGCACCACCAGCCCAAGATATTGAAATGGGGCATACTGGGGGCACTGGTCATGAGAGGGGTCTTCATCATCCTCGGTATCGGGCTGATAGAGCGATTCCACTGGATGATCTATATCTTCGGCGGGCTTTTGGTTGTAACCGGAATAAAAATGGCCTTCGGCGGAGACGATCATATCGAGCCGGAGAAAAACCTGCTGGTACGCCTGGTGAGGAAATTCGTTCCGGTCACCAAGCGGGTGTCCGGCGACCGCTTTTTCATCAGAAAGTGCGGCAAGATTGCCGCCACACCTCTTTTCCTCACCCTGCTGGTGGTGGAATCCAGCGACGTGATCTTTGCCGTCGATTCAATTCCCGCCGTTCTCGCGGTCACCCACGACCCGTTCATCGTCTACACATCAAACGTCTTCGCCATAATGGGGCTTCGGTCACTCTACTACCTGCTGGCCCACGTCATGGACATGTTCGTTTACCTGAAACTGGGCGTCTCATTCATCCTCTGCTTTGTCGGTGCAAAAATGCTGCTCGGCGATGTATTCGAAATGCCCATCTATTTTTCCCTGGGCGTCATCGTCGGCTCCCTGACCATTGCCATACTCATCTCGGTATTCGTCGGCAACAAACGGAAAAGCAGACATGCCTGA
- a CDS encoding cold-shock protein, protein MEKGTVKWFNDSKGFGFLEQENGEDVFVHFSAITGDGFKSLTEGDKVTFDVTRGPKGLQAANVTRM, encoded by the coding sequence ATGGAAAAAGGCACGGTAAAATGGTTTAACGACAGCAAGGGGTTCGGTTTTCTTGAGCAGGAGAACGGTGAGGATGTGTTCGTCCATTTTTCTGCCATAACGGGTGATGGATTCAAATCTCTCACCGAAGGCGATAAGGTAACCTTTGACGTAACCAGAGGACCCAAGGGTCTCCAGGCGGCAAATGTGACCAGAATGTAG
- a CDS encoding HlyD family secretion protein encodes MKKKIAIIAVLAILTAAIAYFVLREEPDTKRLAVSGTIEVVSVEASFKVPGRVKSRLVDEGETVRVGQVLALLEPEDLSHDVARLEADRSVMEASLAELEAGSRREEIAQAQAAAARAEAEANRLEKEYQRDKALFAREVISQRQLDASGTAFETSRAAVSEAREGLALVRKGPRREKIDQARGRLKEAQAALAQAETRLGYATLTSPISGLVLSKHAEPGELVAAGTPVVTLGDITDTWLRAYISETDLGRVKVGQAVLVKVDTYPGRSYRGKVTFISPEAEFTPKNVQTEKERVKLVYRIKITVPNPQMELKPGMPADAEILLSAHPPSIPPVE; translated from the coding sequence TTGAAAAAGAAAATTGCCATTATTGCCGTACTGGCCATATTGACTGCGGCTATTGCTTACTTCGTGTTGCGCGAAGAACCCGATACAAAAAGACTGGCTGTTTCCGGCACCATAGAGGTGGTTTCGGTGGAGGCCAGCTTCAAGGTCCCCGGCAGGGTCAAATCCCGCCTGGTGGATGAGGGAGAGACGGTCCGAGTCGGCCAGGTTCTGGCCCTCTTGGAACCGGAGGACCTGAGCCATGATGTGGCACGCCTTGAAGCGGATAGGTCGGTGATGGAGGCTTCACTGGCCGAGCTTGAAGCCGGGTCGCGCCGCGAGGAAATTGCCCAGGCCCAGGCAGCTGCAGCCAGGGCAGAGGCTGAAGCCAACCGGCTGGAAAAGGAATATCAGAGGGACAAAGCCCTGTTTGCCAGGGAAGTGATTTCCCAGAGACAACTGGATGCATCCGGAACTGCCTTTGAGACTTCCCGGGCGGCTGTCAGCGAGGCAAGGGAGGGGCTGGCTCTGGTGCGCAAAGGCCCTCGCCGGGAAAAGATCGATCAGGCCAGGGGACGGCTTAAGGAAGCGCAGGCGGCCCTCGCCCAGGCTGAGACGAGACTTGGATATGCCACGTTGACCTCCCCCATCTCGGGATTGGTGCTGTCCAAACATGCGGAACCGGGTGAACTGGTGGCTGCGGGCACCCCCGTTGTCACTCTGGGGGACATCACCGATACCTGGCTGCGCGCTTACATCAGTGAGACCGATCTTGGTCGCGTTAAGGTGGGACAAGCGGTGCTGGTGAAGGTAGATACCTATCCAGGCAGGAGCTACCGCGGCAAGGTAACGTTCATTTCTCCGGAGGCCGAGTTTACGCCGAAAAATGTACAGACCGAAAAGGAGCGGGTAAAACTGGTCTATCGCATCAAAATTACGGTCCCCAATCCACAGATGGAGCTGAAGCCGGGCATGCCTGCCGACGCGGAAATTCTTCTATCTGCGCACCCTCCCTCAATCCCCCCTGTGGAATAG
- a CDS encoding DUF4136 domain-containing protein, translating into MQPFHAKFPVLLLLMMFVTSCAATRMVDSWHAPNQGKKYQKLLVSRVTKNHSNQKIYEDVLSAELKQRGVEAVPAHMYLKNGDTLAKRQALEKAVQESGAEGILCMQTTNMEKRTNVQPGYMDNYPGYWYPSAFPYWDMYGYYGGASTFYEPPVVTTYNVATIQVHLFDTSSSKLVWAATFESSEPGNAVSVSKDLADEITDSLSREGLI; encoded by the coding sequence ATGCAGCCATTCCATGCAAAATTCCCGGTGCTCCTGTTGCTGATGATGTTTGTTACTTCTTGTGCAGCAACCCGTATGGTCGACTCATGGCATGCACCGAACCAGGGCAAGAAGTATCAGAAGCTGCTGGTCTCACGGGTTACCAAAAACCACAGTAACCAGAAAATATATGAAGACGTGCTTAGTGCAGAACTCAAGCAGAGAGGTGTCGAAGCGGTGCCTGCCCACATGTACCTGAAGAATGGAGATACACTCGCCAAAAGGCAGGCGCTGGAAAAAGCGGTGCAGGAATCGGGAGCCGAAGGGATTCTCTGCATGCAGACCACCAACATGGAAAAAAGGACCAATGTCCAGCCCGGCTATATGGATAATTATCCAGGCTACTGGTATCCCTCAGCATTTCCATACTGGGACATGTATGGCTATTACGGAGGCGCATCGACCTTTTATGAGCCCCCCGTGGTCACCACCTATAACGTTGCCACCATACAGGTGCATCTCTTCGATACAAGCAGCAGCAAACTGGTCTGGGCAGCTACTTTTGAGAGTTCGGAACCGGGCAATGCCGTAAGTGTGAGCAAGGATCTGGCTGATGAGATTACAGACTCCCTCTCCAGGGAAGGTTTGATCTGA